Proteins from one Bactrocera neohumeralis isolate Rockhampton chromosome 3, APGP_CSIRO_Bneo_wtdbg2-racon-allhic-juicebox.fasta_v2, whole genome shotgun sequence genomic window:
- the LOC126753456 gene encoding plasmanylethanolamine desaturase-like isoform X4, giving the protein MPLKSDQEIMENSMLEEDPNGNSALEQVFNTEKNSPRWGPQHKGAQELAKLYGPGKRLQEIVCVYTCIALMLVDLILILKHIHFERLSVACVSALCGIITADFGSGLVHWAADTWGSVELPVIGKNFLRPFREHHLDPTSITRHDFIETNGDNFMVSIPILGFLAYSFNTKSPQDIQQDFGWISYLFLCSIFVAMTNQIHKWSHTYWGLPRWVLFLQNYHIVLPRKHHRIHHVAPHETYFCITTGWLNWPLEKIKFWPTLEAIIEYCTGCKARDDDLKWAKKMT; this is encoded by the exons ATGCCATTAAAAAGTGATCAAGAGATTATGGAAAATTCAATGCTTGAGGAGGATCCGAATGGAAATTCGGCACTCGAACAGGTATTCAACACAGAAAAGAATTCTCCTCGGTGGGGACCACAACATAAGGGTGCACAAGAGCTTGCTAAGCTGTATGGCCCAG GGAAACGTCTACAAGAGATAGTCTGCGTTTACACCTGCATCGCACTCATGTTAGTTGACCTGATACTGATCCTAAAACATATACATTTTGAAAGACTGAGTGTGGCTTGTGTATCGGCGTTGTGTGGTATTATAACGGCCGACTTCGGTTCCGGATTAGTCCACTGGGCAGCTGATACTTGGGGTAGCGTTGAATTACCGGTCATTGGGAAG AATTTTTTACGGCCTTTCCGTGAACATCATCTGGATCCAACGTCTATAACGCGGCATGACTTCATTGAAACCAATGGTGACAACTTTATGGTTAGCATACCCATATTGGGCTTCTTAGCATACAGCTTTAACACGAAATCACCTCAAGATATCCAGCAAGATTTTGGCTGGAtatcatatttgtttttgtgttcaaTATTTGTGGCTATGACAAATCAG ATTCACAAATGGTCGCATACTTATTGGGGTCTACCGAGATGGGTTCTCTTCTTGCAAAACTATCACATAGTATTACCACGAAAACATCACCGCATACATCACGTAGCACCGCATGAGACATATTTTTGCATTACTACGGGCTGGCTGAATTGGCCATTAGAAAAGATTAA aTTCTGGCCCACGTTAGAGGCTATAATTGAATACTGTACAGGCTGCAAGGCACGCGACGATGACCTCAAGTGGGCAAAAAAGATGACATAA
- the LOC126753456 gene encoding plasmanylethanolamine desaturase-like isoform X3, producing the protein MKMPLKSDQEIMENSMLEEDPNGNSALEQVFNTEKNSPRWGPQHKGAQELAKLYGPGKRLQEIVCVYTCIALMLVDLILILKHIHFERLSVACVSALCGIITADFGSGLVHWAADTWGSVELPVIGKNFLRPFREHHLDPTSITRHDFIETNGDNFMVSIPILGFLAYSFNTKSPQDIQQDFGWISYLFLCSIFVAMTNQIHKWSHTYWGLPRWVLFLQNYHIVLPRKHHRIHHVAPHETYFCITTGWLNWPLEKIKFWPTLEAIIEYCTGCKARDDDLKWAKKMT; encoded by the exons ATGCCATTAAAAAGTGATCAAGAGATTATGGAAAATTCAATGCTTGAGGAGGATCCGAATGGAAATTCGGCACTCGAACAGGTATTCAACACAGAAAAGAATTCTCCTCGGTGGGGACCACAACATAAGGGTGCACAAGAGCTTGCTAAGCTGTATGGCCCAG GGAAACGTCTACAAGAGATAGTCTGCGTTTACACCTGCATCGCACTCATGTTAGTTGACCTGATACTGATCCTAAAACATATACATTTTGAAAGACTGAGTGTGGCTTGTGTATCGGCGTTGTGTGGTATTATAACGGCCGACTTCGGTTCCGGATTAGTCCACTGGGCAGCTGATACTTGGGGTAGCGTTGAATTACCGGTCATTGGGAAG AATTTTTTACGGCCTTTCCGTGAACATCATCTGGATCCAACGTCTATAACGCGGCATGACTTCATTGAAACCAATGGTGACAACTTTATGGTTAGCATACCCATATTGGGCTTCTTAGCATACAGCTTTAACACGAAATCACCTCAAGATATCCAGCAAGATTTTGGCTGGAtatcatatttgtttttgtgttcaaTATTTGTGGCTATGACAAATCAG ATTCACAAATGGTCGCATACTTATTGGGGTCTACCGAGATGGGTTCTCTTCTTGCAAAACTATCACATAGTATTACCACGAAAACATCACCGCATACATCACGTAGCACCGCATGAGACATATTTTTGCATTACTACGGGCTGGCTGAATTGGCCATTAGAAAAGATTAA aTTCTGGCCCACGTTAGAGGCTATAATTGAATACTGTACAGGCTGCAAGGCACGCGACGATGACCTCAAGTGGGCAAAAAAGATGACATAA
- the LOC126752798 gene encoding glutamate dehydrogenase, mitochondrial — protein MSFLQNDKLLRSSLPKTILYWSGLGAIREKHAIPKHLEKIAKDKDPPFAQMVEYYYHSAAQLMEPMMIKELEKYPYMKKEQRERRVSAMLQLIGSTTNLLEVTFPIIKSDGCYELITGYRAHHTRHRLPLKGGIRFAMDVDADEIRALAYLMAFKTACVNVPFGGSKGGIRIDPKKYTAHELQTITRRYTMELLRRNMIGPGIDVPAPDVNTSEREMSWLVDQYIKTFGYNDVNALAITTGKPVAIGGINGRTAATGRGLFKAAECFIMDQDWMNLLGWKTGWKDKTVIVQGFGNVGSYASVFVVEAGAKLIGVQEIDVSLVNDNGIDPKDLMDYYAKNKKSIKGYTKATEKSGSLLGEKCDILMPCATQKVLTAENANSVQAKMILEGANGPSTPAADEILRKKNVLIIPDMYCNAGGVTVSYFEYLKNINHVSYGKMNVKREKSIINEIFNSINECNDKFAPNKKLELIRDCTKEADIVDAGLQTVMETAAEGIKYVANEYALCNDLRTAAFIYSISKIFLALEVTGISQQ, from the exons ATGTCGTTCCTACAAAATGATAAGCTATTGCGATCATCACTACCTAAAACAATATTGTACTGGTCCGGACTTGGGGCTATTCGCGAAAAGCATGCGATCCCcaagcatttggaaaaaattgccAAAGACAAAGATCCACCATTTGCACAGATGGTTGAGTACTATTATCATTCGGCGGCTCAGCTTATGGAGCCTATGATGATAAAAGAACTGGAGAAGTATCCGTACATGAAGAAGGAACAGCGTGAACGACGTGTTTCGGCCATGCTGCAATTGATCGGCTCAACCACCAATTTATTGGAAGTTACCTTCCCTATAATAAAAAGTGATGGTTGTTACGAGCTAATTACCGGCTATAGAGCACACCATACCAGACATCGATTGCCACTCAAAGGAG GTATACGTTTCGCCATGGACGTAGATGCCGATGAGATACGTGCTTTGGCTTATCTGATGGCGTTTAAGACGGCTTGCGTAAATGTGCCTTTCGGTGGTTCCAAGGGCGGCATACGGATCGATCCCAAAAAGTATACTGCACACGAGCTGCAAACGATTACTCGTCGCTATACAATGGAGTTGTTACGACGCAACATGATAGGTCCTGGTATAGATGTACCAGCACCAGATGTGAATACCAGCGAACGCGAGATGAGTTGGTTGGTGGATCAGTATATTAAAACTTTTG GCTACAACGATGTGAATGCTTTAGCCATCACGACTGGTAAGCCAGTAGCAATTGGTGGTATAAATGGTCGTACTGCCGCCACAGGACGTGGTCTGTTTAAGGCAGCTGAATGTTTTATTATGGATCAAGATTGGATGAATTTATTAGGCTGGAAAACTGGTTGGAAAGATAAAACAGTGATCGTGCAAGGTTTTGGTAATGTCGGTTCATATGCATCTGTTTTCGTAGTAGAAGCTGGTGCCAAACTAATCGGTGTGCAAGAAATTGATGTATCACTTGTAAATGATAATGGCATTGATCCTAAG GATTTAATGGActattatgcaaaaaataagaaatccaTCAAGGGCTATACGAAAGCTACTGAAAAAAGCGGAAGTCTGCTAGGTGAAAAATGCGATATACTAATGCCTTGCGCTACACAAAAGGTTCTCACTGCTGAAAATGCCAATAGTGTACAAGCAAAGATGATTTTGGAAGGCGCTAATGGTCCTTCGACGCCTGCTGCCGACGAAATATTACGTAAAAAGAATGTACTCATTATACCAGATATGTATTGTAATGCTGGCGGTGTAACGGTATCTTACTTTGAGTACTTAAAGAATATCAATCATGTATCTTATGGTAAAATGAACGTGAAACGCGAAAAGTCTATAATCAATGAGATTTTCAACTCCATCAATGAATGCAAT GATAAATTTGCGCCGAATAAAAAGTTGGAGCTTATTCGAGACTGTACGAAGGAGGCGGATATTGTAGACGCTGGGCTGCAAACAGTTATGGAGACTGCTGCAGAAGGCATAAAATATGTGGCCAATGAATACGCTCTGTGCAATGATTTGCGCACGGCAGCTTTCATATATTCGATTTCCAAGATTTTTCTCGCCTTAGAAGTAACGGGTATTTCTCAGCAGTAG